Proteins found in one Aspergillus chevalieri M1 DNA, chromosome 2, nearly complete sequence genomic segment:
- a CDS encoding alkaline phosphatase (COG:P;~EggNog:ENOG410PGCW;~InterPro:IPR001952,IPR017850,IPR018299;~PFAM:PF00245;~TransMembrane:1 (i49-69o);~go_function: GO:0003824 - catalytic activity [Evidence IEA];~go_function: GO:0016791 - phosphatase activity [Evidence IEA]), with protein sequence MARDEPLLAPRISSDHGSIRTTEEEEALLTGSRSRREIERRNKSFWREIGLLAWALIATIAVVILAVVYQHKSGRHVPNKPSWGPGGKPTGKRNLIFMVSDGMGPTSLTLTRSFRQHTEGLPIDDILVLDEHIIGTSRTRSSSSLVTDSAAGATAFSCGFKSYNGAISVLPDHSPCGTVLEAASLAGYKTGLVVTTRLTDATPACFASHVNQRGYEDRIAEQEIGEYPLGRVVDLMLGGGRCHFLPNSTEGSCRNDDRDLVELAKQKGFNYLDNRKSFDSLNGGAEAQLPLLGLLAEKDIPYEIDRRSQNEKYPSLEEMARTALKILSDATADSEQGFFLMIEGSRIDHAGHANDPAAQVHEVLSYDKAFAAVTEFLEKDSTPGVLVATSDHETGGLATARQLKPEYPDYLWYPGVLASASHSGEFLSENLKAYISEESSYTKQQKYARTLLEKGLGVHDATDDEVNALLDPNYPYVPEHVFTDIISRRAQIGWSTHGHSGVDVNIYASSTKDAWPLQGNHENTEIGEFMANYLDLDLKSITDKLQSTKPWSSSSARAESKESYGWMGHPLEEDVRTEGLDTYHGEFRKRSADGCNCGQAH encoded by the exons ATGGCTCGCGACGAGCCACTCCTGGCCCCTCGCATCTCGTCCGACCACGGATCAATCCGCAccaccgaagaagaagaagccctgCTAACCGGTTCCCGAAGCCGCCGCGAGATCGAACGCCGCAACAAGAGCTTCTGGCGCGAGATTGGTCTCCTCGCCTGGGCTCTCATCGCGACAATCGCAGTCGTCATCCTCGCAGTTGTCTATCAGCACAAATCCGGCCGCCATGTCCCGAACAAACCATCCTGGGGCCCGGGCGGTAAGCCGACAGGCAAGCGGAACCTGATCTTCATGGTTTCCGACGGGATGGGGCCCACGAGTTTGACGTTGACCCGCAGTTTTAGACAGCATACGGAGGGTTTGCCGATTGATGATATTTTGGTGCTGGATGAGCATATTATTGGGACGTCGCGGACGAGGTCGAGTTCGAGCTTGGTTACGGATTCTGCGGCTGGTGCGACGGCGTTTTCGTGTGGTTTTAAGAGTTATAATGGGGCTATTTCGGTGTTGCCAGATCACTCGCCTTGCGGGACTGTTTTGGAGGCTGCGTCGTTGGCTGGGTATAAGACTGGACTTGTGGTCACTACGCGGCTGACGGATGCCACACCGGCATGCTTTGCTTCTCATGTCAACCAACGGGGTTACGAGGACCGGATTGCGGAGCAGGAAATTGGCGAATACCCGCTTGGTCGCGTCGTGGATCTTATGCTTGGTGGAGGCCGCTGCCATTTCCTGCCCAACTCGACCGAAGGAAGCTGTAGAAATGACGACCGGGACCTGGTTGAGCTCGCGAAGCAGAAGGGCTTCAACTATCTGGATAACCGGAAGAGCTTTGACTCGTTGAACGGCGGCGCAGAGGCTCAATTGCCGCTGCTCGGTCTGCTGGCTGAGAAGGACATTCCATACGAAATTGACCGCCGCAGCCAGAACGAAAAGTACCCGTCTCTGGAGGAAATGGCACGCACGGCACTCAAGATTCTTAGCGACGCCACTGCCGACAGCGAGCAGGGATTCTTCCTGATGATCGAGGGATCTCGCATCGACCACGCTGGACATGCCAACGACCCTGCCGCGCAGGTCCACGAGGTGTTGAGCTACGACAAGGCGTTCGCGGCTGTGACGGAGTTCCTCGAGAAGGACTCTACTCCGGGTGTGCTGGTGGCTACATCGGACCACGAAACCGGTGGTCTGGCAACCGCTCGGCAGCTCAAGCCTGAATACCCTGATTACCTCTGGTATCCTGGTGTGCTTGCCAGTGCCAGTCACTCTGGCGAGTTCCTCAGTGAGAACCTGAAGGCGTACATTTCTGAGGAATCAAGCTACACGAAGCAGCAGAAGTATGCTCGCACTCTCCTTGAGAAGGGTTTGGGTGTTCATGATGCTACGGATGACGAAGTTAATGCTTTGCTTGACCCCAACTATCCGTATGTCCCTGAACATGTGTTTACGGATATCATCAGCCGTCGGGCACAGATTGGCTGGTCCACGCATGGACACTCTG GCGTCGATGTCAACATCTACGCATCCTCCACCAAAGACGCCTGGCCGCTGCAGGGCAACCATGAAAACACCGAGATCGGCGAATTCATGGCCAATTATCTCGACCTGGACCTCAAGTCCATCACCGACAAGCTTCAATCAACAAAGCCTtggtcttcctcttcagctcGCGCCGAATCGAAGGAATCATACGGCTGGATGGGCCATCCCTTGGAAGAAGATGTCCGGACTGAGGGATTGGATACGTACCATGGGGAGTTTAGGAAGCGGTCTGCTGATGGATGTAACTGTGGACAGGCTCATTGA
- a CDS encoding Mth938-like domain-containing protein (COG:S;~EggNog:ENOG410PNVB;~InterPro:IPR007523,IPR034095,IPR036748;~PFAM:PF04430;~go_process: GO:0032981 - mitochondrial respiratory chain complex I assembly [Evidence IEA]) has protein sequence MHSSPSPQLLRALRTFITLATTNTTTTALRPSRIAPQCTAASTIFSASSCRYNSTEPPRPTRMIPRSHTHKPTSHERGPSVQENTSTDLNALNVLGNIPAPTTAVDATLDDGFHLDNGLKVRNGDGVMLVGGEAFAWRPWAAKGSKAEMVNKKGQFEVDEEVWGVLGLVWPRPDLLIIGMGETMFPLSPETKKHISSLGIRIEILSTRNAASQFNMLATERGVTEIAAAMIPSGWKGK, from the exons ATgcattcttctccatcgcCACAGCTACTTCGCGCCCTGCGCACATTCATCACACTTGCTACCACCAACACTACAACCACTGCACTCCGACCCTCACGAATCGCACCACAATGCACCGCAGCCAGCACCATATTCAGCGCCTCAAGCTGCCGCTACAATAGCACTGAACCCCCCCGTCCAACTCGCATGATTCCTCGCTCTCACACCCACAAACCAACCTCCCACGAACGCGGCCCATCAGTCCAAGAAAACACATCAACCGATCTCAACGCGCTCAATGTTTTAGGCAACATCCCTGCCCCTACGACGGCCGTGGACGCCACACTAGACGATGGGTTTCATTTGGACAACGGGTTGAAAGTGCGCAATGGAGACGGTGTGATGCTGGTTGGCGGAGAGGCGTTCGCGTGGAGGCCGTGGGCGGCGAAGGGGTCTAAGGCAGAGATGGTGAATAAGAAGGGGCAGTTTGAGGTTGATGAAGAGGTCTGGGGGGTGCTTGGGTTGGTTTGGCCAAGGCCTG ATTTGTTGATTATTGGGATGGGGGAAACGATGTTTCCGCTTTCTCCGGAGACGAAGAAACATATCAGTTCGCTGGGGATTCGGATCGAGATTCTGAGTACGAGAAATGCGGCGTCGCAGTTTAATATGTTGGCGACGGAGAGAGGTGTGACGGAGATTGCGGCTGCTATGATTCCTTCTGGGTGGAAGGGGAAATAA
- the utr2 gene encoding putative cell wall glucanase (Utr2) (CAZy:GH16;~COG:G;~EggNog:ENOG410PH2Y;~InterPro:IPR000757,IPR013320,IPR018371,IPR017168;~PFAM:PF00722;~SECRETED:SignalP(1-20);~go_component: GO:0005618 - cell wall [Evidence IEA];~go_function: GO:0004553 - hydrolase activity, hydrolyzing O-glycosyl compounds [Evidence IEA];~go_function: GO:0008061 - chitin binding [Evidence IEA];~go_function: GO:0016798 - hydrolase activity, acting on glycosyl bonds [Evidence IEA];~go_process: GO:0005975 - carbohydrate metabolic process [Evidence IEA];~go_process: GO:0071555 - cell wall organization [Evidence IEA]) — translation MVRLGSSILFASLLASTAWAQTCDTSNQCPEDKPCCSQYGECGTGAYCLGGCDPLSSFSLDSCVAEPICQNKTYTWDNLDNAALNTKYLGNATKYDWVYSGFPKIDDGNLVMTMPNGTVGTLFANNHYIWYGKIKGKIKSSRGAGVVTAFILLSDTKDEIDFEFVGADLDNVQTNYYFQGILDYNNGGKSEVGDDNTFEEWHEYEIDWTEDYINWSVNGEVKRTLEKSKTWNETAGRYQFPQTPSRMQLSLWPAGQASNAEGTIEWAGGEIDWNSEDIQDKGYYYASFSDITVECYSPPGGADIQGDKSYIFKDDKGLNTSVQVTNNDTVLASFGATGLDPDLGADKDDDKEGDSEESGDSGSVPKTNGGTGNEPGSDGSSTSDNHNQKNVTTNAGTNFQGEHVMKSSFFGVLVALVVLITL, via the exons ATGGTGCGTCTGGGTTCTTCGATCCTCTTCGCATCGCTCCTGGCGTCCACTGCTTGGGCCCAGACCTGCGACACTAGCAACCAGTGTCCCGAAGACAAGCCCTGCTGTTCCC AATACGGAGAATGCGGAACAGGCGCCTACTGCCTCGGAGGCTGTGACcctctctcctccttctccctcgaCTCCTGCGTCGCTGAACCCATCTGCCAAAACAAGACCTACACCTGGGACAATCTCGACAATGCAGCCCTCAACACCAAGTACCTGGGCAACGCCACCAAGTACGATTGGGTGTACAGCGGCTTTCCCAAGATCGACGATGGAAACCTCGTCATGACCATGCCTAATGGTACTGTGGGGACGTTGTTCGCGAACAACCACTACATTTGGTATGGTAAGATCAAGGGCAAGATAAAGAGCAGCCGTGGAGCTGGTGTTGTGACGGCGTTTATCTTGCTGTCGGATACCAAGGATGAGATTGATTTTGAATTTGTGGGTGCGGATCTGGATAATGTTCAGACGAACTATTACTTCCAGGGTATTCTTGACT ACAACAACGGCGGCAAGTCTGAAGTTGGCGATGATAACACCTTCGAAGAATGGCATGAGTACGAAATCGACTGGACAGAAGACTACATCAACTGGTCCGTCAACGGCGAGGTGAAGCGCACCCTTGAGAAGTCCAAGACCTGGAACGAAACTGCCGGCCGCTACCAGTTCCCCCAGACCCCCTCTCGGATGCAACTTTCGCTCTGGCCCGCTGGTCAGGCCAGCAACGCCGAGGGGACCATTGAATGGGCCGGCGGAGAAATCGACTGGAACAGCGAGGATATTCAGGACAAGGGCTACTATTACGCGTCTTTCAGCGACATCACGGTAGAGTGCTACAGCCCGCCCGGCGGAGCTGATATCCAGGGCGACAAGTCGTACATATTCAAGGACGACAAGGGTCTCAACACCTCTGTGCAGGTGACCAACAACGACACCGTGCTTGCGTCGTTCGGTGCTACAGGTCTTGACCCTGATCTCGGCGCTGACAAAGACGATGACAAGGAGGGTGACTCTGAGGAGTCCGGCGACTCTGGCAGCGTCCCGAAGACCAACGGTGGTACTGGTAACGAGCCTGGGTCGGACggctcctccacctccgacaaccacaaccagaaGAACGTCACCACCAACGCTGGTACCAACTTCCAGGGTGAGCATGTGATGAAGAGCTCGTTCTTCGGCGTCCTCGTTGCTCTTGTTGTGCTGATTACTttgtaa
- the hmt1 gene encoding putative vacuolar ABC heavy metal transporter (Hmt1) (COG:Q;~EggNog:ENOG410PH02;~InterPro:IPR017871,IPR027417,IPR003593,IPR039421, IPR011527,IPR003439,IPR036640;~PFAM:PF00005,PF00664;~TransMembrane:11 (o20-42i83-109o121-140i152-175o205-223i308-325o345-364i431-450o456-476i547-565o577-598i);~go_component: GO:0016021 - integral component of membrane [Evidence IEA];~go_function: GO:0005524 - ATP binding [Evidence IEA];~go_function: GO:0016887 - ATPase activity [Evidence IEA];~go_function: GO:0042626 - ATPase-coupled transmembrane transporter activity [Evidence IEA];~go_process: GO:0055085 - transmembrane transport [Evidence IEA]): protein MGDTMDSGHTTQDVVVFLRISYPIILLITFIVAFITNSIITAKKATQNDRKQQMGPGGRPLPKRARSTMAVAKSRRLSRGTSLLFRWLTVGVLATLVADAAINMTHVLFARSQHWWCGQSVVIYIVGSFFVHAILLVSMLDTNPSPNASHFVPWLVAIPFELAILGGSLSIYANIHREPVVGNPVGGPLRKSITMWESLEVASNSVRVLFLAILVSVYIAHLIRVNSIGRKAANQANGISESTGLLDGSNAETGTANGQAYGSTNHEDSKPTDAWVRPTTIPSTSWWEYLSGYSLFFPYLWPSKSRRLQIIVVACFGLIVLQRIVNVLVPYQVGVITDALSEEDGGGFRVPWFEICMYILYRWLQGNQGLIGSLRSFLWIPVSQYSYMELSTAAFEHVHGLSLEFHLGKKTGEVLSALSKGSSINTFLEQVTFQVVPMLIDLGVAIGYFLVAFDAYYALAVGISTFTYLYVTVRMAQWRAGIRRQMVNYSRQEDAVKNDSMVSYETVKYFNAEDYEFGRYRNAVNDFQKSEYHVLLSLTFMNTCQNTVFMLGLLITCFVAAFQVSTGQRPVGQFVSLLTYMAQLQGPLNFFGTFYRSIQSSMINSERMLELFREQPTVVDKPNANPLPSCNGDITFDNVEFSYDSRKPALNGLTFNCEPGTTTALVGESGGGKSTVFRLLFRFYNTERGRILIDGNDVEDVTIDSLRQHIGVVPQDTVLFNESLMYNLKYANQDATDEDVYEACRAASIHDKILSFPDGYQTKVGERGLRLSGGEKQRVAIARTILKNPRIILLDEATAALDTDTEEHIQQALSTLSHGRTVLVIAHRLSTITRADQIVVLHEGKVSESGSHDELLALKGRYSSMWRKQIRAQRAAAEAQVLQDRAQGDDSSSQSDEDRNGHDHGTAAPSNMPGHGH, encoded by the exons ATGGGAGATACCATGGATTCCGGGCACACGACACAAGACGTCGTAGTCTTCCTTCGCATCAGCTACCCGATCATCCTCTTGATCACCTTTATAGTGGCCTTCATTACAAACTCGATTATCACGGCAAAGAAGGCTACTCAAAATGACAGGAAGCAACAGATGGGTCCTGGCGGGAGACCGCTCCCCAAGCGTGCGCGAAGTACGATGGCCGTAGCGAAGAGTCGCAGGTTATCCCGGGGCACCAGTCTCCTCTTTAGGTGGTTGACCGTTGGCGTATTGGCCACTCTCGTCGCAGATGCCGCCATCAACATGACCCATGTCTTGTTTGCGAGATCTCAGCATTGGTGGTGTGGTCAGTCGGTTGTG ATCTACATCGTGGGGTCCTTTTTCGTCCATGCGATTCTTCTCGTTTCCATGTTGGATACGAACCCTTCGCCAAATGCCTCGCACTTCGTCCCATGGTTGGTGGCCATACCCTTCGAATTGGCCATCTTAGGAGGGTCACTTTCTATCTACGCCAATATTCACCGCGAGCCAGTGGTAGGTAACCCAGTCGGTGGCCCTTTACGCAAGAGCATCACCATGTGGGAATCGTTGGAAGTAGCTTCAAACTCGGTCAGAGTCCTCTTTCTCGCCATTCTCGTCTCGGTGTACATTGCCCATTTGATTCGCGTGAATTCCATTGGACGCAAGGCGGCGAATCAGGCAAACGGAATTTCAGAATCTACAGGATTGCTCGACGGTTCCAATGCGGAAACAGGGACGGCCAACGGACAAGCGTACGGCTCAACCAATCACGAGGACTCCAAACCGACAGATGCGTGGGTTCGTCCAACGACTATTCCGTCCACCAGCTGGTGGGAATATCTCAGTGGATACtcgctcttcttcccctACCTCTGGCCATCCAAGTCTCGCCGTCTGCAGATTATCGTGGTCGCCTGTTTTGGTTTGATCGTCCTGCAGCGCATCGTGAATGTTTTGGTGCCCTATCAAGTAGGGGTTATTACCGACGCTttgtctgaggaagatggcgGCGGGTTCCGAGTGCCCTGGTTTGAGATTTGTATGTATATCCTGTACCGCTGGCTGCAGGGTAACCAGGGCCTAATTGGGTCTCTGCGCTCCTTCCTGTGGATCCCAGTGAGTCAGTACTCATATATGGAGCTTTCAACTGCCGCCTTCGAGCATGTCCATGGGCTCAGTCTTGAATTTCACCTTGGAAAAAAGACCGGTGAAGTGCTATCCGCTCTGAGCAAGGGCAGCTCCATTAACACTTTCCTGGAGCAAGTGACGTTCCAGGTGGTTCCTATGCTAATTGACCTTGGGGTTGCCATTGGCTATTTCCTTGTTGCATTCGATGCATACTACGCCTTGGCTGTCGGTATCTCCACGTTCACCTACCTGTACGTGACCGTTCGCATGGCACAATGGAGAGCGGGTATCCGAAGGCAGATGGTCAATTACTCGAGGCAGGAAGATGCAGTGAA GAACGATTCGATGGTCTCGTATGAGACTGTCAAATATTTCAACGCGGAGGACTATGAATTTGGCAGATATAGAAACGCGGTCAACGACTTTCAGAAGTCCGAGTATCATGTTTTGCTCTCTCTGACGTTCATGAATACTTGCCAAAACACCGTGTTCATGTTAGGCCTCTTGATAACGTGCTTTGTTGCGGCGTTTCAAGTCTCGACTGGCCAGCGTCCGGTCGGCCAGTTTGTGTCTCTTTTGACCTACATGGCACAGCTCCAAGGCCCATTGAACTTCTTTGGCACCTTCTACCGTTCCATTCAATCCTCCATGATCAACTCTGAGCGGATGCTGGAGCTCTTCCGTGAGCAGCCGACAGTTGTTGATAAACCCAATGCCAACCCTCTACCAAGTTGCAATGGTGACATCACCTTTGACAATGTGGAGTTCTCATACGACAGCCGAAAGCCAGCTTTGAATGGCCTGACCTTTAACTGCGAGCCTGGGACGACTACCGCATTGGTTGGCgaatctggaggaggaaagTCGACCGTTTTCCGCCTACTTTTCCGCTTCTACAACACTGAAAGAGGACGGATCCTCATTGATGGAAATGATGTGGAAGATGTCACGATCGATTCATTGCGACAGCATATTGGCGTTGTACCGCAGGATACGGTTCTTTTCAACGAATCGCTCATGTATAACCTGAAGTACGCCAATCAGGATGCCACGGATGAAGATGTTTATGAGGCCTGCCGGGCAGCTAGTATCCATGACAAGATTCTAAGCTTCCCCGATGGTTACCAGACCAAGGTGGGTGAACGGGGATTGCGTCTCAGTGGAGGCGAAAAGCAACGGGTTGCAATTGCCCGTACCATCCTCAAGAACCCTCGCATCATCTTGCTGGACGAAGCAACTGCTGCGCTCGATACCGACACAGAAGAGCACATCCAACAGGCCCTATCCACCCTCTCCCATGGCCGCACAGTGCTCGTGATCGCTCACCGACTGAGCACGATCACGAGGGCGGACCAGATTGTCGTTTTGCACGAAGGCAAAGTTTCCGAGAGCGGCTCACATGATGAGCTGCTGGCCCTGAAAGGCCGATATTCCAGCATGTGGCGCAAGCAGATTCGAGCGCAAAGGGCGGCCGCAGAGGCCCAAGTCCTTCAAGACCGTGCTCAAGGAGATGATAGCTCCAGCCAATCCGACGAAGACCGGAATGGTCATGACCACGGTACCGCTGCTCCGTCGAATATGCCAGGTCACGGGCATTGA